The Trichoderma breve strain T069 chromosome 2, whole genome shotgun sequence DNA segment TCATTGAAGCTCCTGACGAGATTCAGTTAATTTTGATAAAAATCCTAGTCGCCCCTTTGTTCAGCACAATAAAGGGTAATTTTATGAGAAATAGTTGAAGTGAATGCGAATCTTTTGAAAACAAACTGGAACATTTAACGCCATCTCCTGTAGAACAGTTAAAGATGTGTCTCTCGAATAAGCAAGTAGCCGACTTCCGCCTGATCAGATTCCACCTTACCGGACACGGAGTACATTCTACCGAATATTCCGGCCTCATAAAGTATAGGCTCTGTCACCAAGGTCCCCACAAGCCATTCCGTTAGCTAAGCTCTGAGGCTTAGAGACATTGGGTTACAGCGGATTCCCACTTGGAACATGGCCCACTGTCAACGTGACATAATGGTTTAGCGGTATAAAACATGTATAGATTGAAAACACGGTAAACGGAGTACAATGGACTAGATTTCAATATACCGAGAATAGAAGAATTGATACAGCTGTTAGGTGCAATGATTCCATTAAATGTATTCTATTCAACTCATTATTTGAACAGCCTTCAAATTCGAGTAAACTTCTCAAGTGAAGTGAACTGATATCTATGTCTTTTTGATAATCGAGGCTTTCATGATGAGAACTCCGTTCTTTTCTGCTGCCACTTCGAATACTTTGCTGTTAGTAGTTTCCATTATGTCGAGTGTTCGTATCTGATACTCCTCGCCTCCGTAAACTGGTGACATGGCCCTGTATATGATTTCATCAGGGCCTGTGCCCTCTCCGTGGAAATCTCTCCAGTAGTCTAGCAAGTTGATTACATTCAGAGGCCCGTGTACCACGATACCAGGATGACCCTCGGCATTACGAGTCCAATCTTCATTGTAATGAATCTTGTGACCATTGAAGGTCAGTGCAGAGAATCGGAAAAGGCCAACGGGTGACCATGAGAGTTTGCGTATCGGAAAAGCTGTAATCAAGGGGTTAGCCGAGCCAAGCGTCGTATAAACCCAGCCTTGACAAATACATGCTATACTCACCGGTGCTATCATTTACTACATCAAAAATAGATGATGCGGCTAGGATGTTGCCGTCGACACTCCTCAGCGCTACACCCTCTCGAGCGTTAGAATGTAGCACTGGGCGAAATACCCATGACCGTGTATCAACCAATGCCAGTCCTTGTGATCCATACATCTTTTTCTCTACTTCGACAAGTACCATCTCGCCAGCGGACCTGCTCGTCTTCGCCACCGCACTGATCAGCTTGGTATGCTCTTCCACTTCCTCCCCGACTCTCAgggggttttctttttcaaacTTCATATGACCACCTGCCCACATTCTCCTTGTAAAAGGGGCGGGTGCATTAAACGTCCGGTCACTCCCGTCAGCACCAAGTTCAGCTTCGAGATCGTCGGGCGTGAAGTAAACAAGGTGGTAAGCAGGGGGTATTGGTGTGCCCGTAGGCACATTAACCCGGCGCGTGTCGTGGCCGTTGAGGACTGGTCGACCAAGCATTATTGCAAGCTTTTGTACTTGATTCGGGTCGATGTATTGGCTGCGTTTGGTCACTTTGTGCGCGAAGTGCTCTGTTAAATGAGACGCTGCTTCGGCAGCTGTTTTGATATGCGGAGCTGGGGTCGTTGATACATGACGAATTGTCTGAGAAAACAGCTGCTTTACGGGCCTCATCCCGTTCTGTAGTCCCCTCATGGCGTCTGTGCTTCGTAGATATCCGGATGATGCGGCAAGTTCACTCTTGAATTGTGAGACACAACTATCATAAACAATACCACTCTTAGGGTGAGCGGTTGATTTTGCTTCAAGTGTTGAGTCTCTCTATTGTTTCATGCCCGAGATATTCGCACATGATATTCGATTGAGATTAATTGACACTATCGGCTACTTAGTTTTCTCGAGATGCCGACTTTAGTTGATTTTTACCCCAATTTCAGCCATTTTGTAATAAGCTTACAGCGGCCGACTATCCCACTAACCAACACCAGCTGCTAGCTGCTTAAAGCCCTATTCAATTTTGGCTAATTGCATTTATTTTGTCGTGCGTAAACTACCTGTAAGTTGAAGATTGCTTGCGCTAAATTGCCTAAAATTGTGTAAGCGTTCTTGGTATACTCCGTTCAAACAAAATTAACAGCGAATCTGTTGAATAATCACGAGTACCTATATCGAAACTTCATCATCCTTGGGTGACACTGATGTTACTCTTCTCACTCCACACTTATAGTAGTATTGCAGAACCGTCGGTCATGTAAAAGGAGGTTGAAACATTGCACAGACCCTCATACCTACTCTATATGGCATTATATTCGCTCGGCTTCAAAGCCGCCGCTCCAAGGCTCTCAGTAACGCCGTCAGCTGGTATGTGCTATCGTTGAATGTCGAATTAGGGGACGGGATTCCCGCATGCGCATGCGACGAGGGCGGGGATAACGCGGTGAGTGCGCAGCAAGACTCTGATAACTGTACGGAGCTCATGTGGTaacaatggcatcatgggCTAGCGACATCTCTGTGCCAGATCGCATGAAGATACATTTTGGGAAAAACTTACGCAGCCCCAGCAAGCGAGTCCTGGTGCAGGCAGATCTAAATTAGCCCTGGGAGTTTGGACCAGTCACCGCTAGATCTAGAACCTTGACATGCGCAAGTAAGCAACAGTAGCTCGGCCAACGACTTGACACACGCGTTAGCTCCCGAAATGCTGGCTGCGGCACAAGGCCTGTCTGTTGTGGGGATTTAAGTGCCTATtcacggagtacggagtaagaAACACCACGGCTACGGTACTGCTATAATAAGTTCCAGTGCCTGACATCATCGTCTGCCAGTGTCAAATCTTATTATGCTAGTATTAAAAATACAGGGGCTTCCCACGAGAGAAGGCGTTGTACGAGTAATTAAGGGGGTAGCGGGCGCTGGAGATAATCCAAGCCGCTGGTACTGCTCTTCGGTAGTGTCTGTCAAACGGACATAATTTCCATATCGTACTCTTTTGGAACGAGGGCTGACAATGAAGCTGTACAGCTCTACAGCTATTCGACAAAAGCGGTTCAGACGATAGGACACGGGAGCCACCTTGTCGGTAAGTACAAGTAGTTGCGGGCGGCGTAtcgcagatgcagcagatgcTACATGTAACCATGCAAACACGGGTGGCATTAGCCCTGTATTTATAGAACATTGGGTACACATGCATAAAACGCCGTTGTTAGTGAGTCTGGCCACACCCACTTGCAGCGACTTTATTACGAAAGCACATGTAACATcaaagcagcaacaacaatgcGATGGTGTTTGAGGCAGGGATATAATCCTCCGACCCCAAGGCTTGATAGACGGAGTTTCCCCGCCCGTAACGAGAGACACAAGACCAATTCCAGTCGCGCGGAGTCACTACATTTGGAGATTTCCATCACTGGCCATTTGAGTACAGTACACCCACAATAGGCAATTAGTCGTGTGCCTTGAGAAGCACTTTGCTCGTGAAACCATCAAATTCAGAGATGTAACGAACAATAGACTCAAGTATTATTACCACTGCAGCTCTGGATAACACTGCGAGTAAAGTAAGAAACAAGTGATATCATTACTCACTTTCAATAATAGCGTGGCGCACCGCTCCGCATTCACTCATGAGCCAATCTGCGATGTCGGACCGGTGACGGATGTGGCTCTGTAGATCAACTCGGCATTTATTTTGAAGCTTTTTGAGGTTTAAATATATATGAAGTGACAGTCTTGTTTTTGGTAAACAATATTTCGTCAATTACTAACTGCTACTACGCACACTGcctactgtactgtagcatGGCAAAATGGCCTACCCTActagccaagaagaacatgaaATGAGTCGTGTCCTTGAAAGTACGAATcatgaccaagaagaagacttcGAAGACCCAATACAACGGTCGCAAACACTGCCCCCAGCTGACCATGGCCGTGCTGCCTATCTAGCTCTTGCATGTTGCACCATTGCACAAGCTCCAATTTGGGGTATTCCAACCTTTGTCTTACAACCGTGTTGAATACTGATAGGGTGTGACAGGATACTCTATCTCCTTTGGCATCTTTCAAGAATACTATAGCGATCCCGAGCACGGCATAGATGCTTCTGCTGGAGCCATCGCCACTGTAGGGTCTATGCAATTGGGCATCATGTATCTCATGATGCCTGTCATATTCATGATACTGAACAAATATCCGCATCTCCGGCGTTGGTGTGGCCCTGCCGGCCTTTTGATCACAATGACGAGCttgtctgcttctgctttcgTCAACACCATCGTGGGTTTGATCGCCACCCAAGGTGCACTCTATTCAATTGGCTGTGGGcttctcttcagccccaTTTCTCTGTACATGGACGAGTGGTTCATTCAACGAAAGGGACTCGCCTACGGAATCATGTGGTCGGGCAAGTCGTCATTTGGTGTCGCTATGCCTTTcgtcttcagcagcttgctaCGCCGCTTTGGTCTCCGCGCAACCATTCTTTCGTGGGCCGTAGCTTCTGCCATTATGATATTACCGacgctcttctttctcagGCCCCGTATTCCACTGTCTTCTACCACTCGTTCCCGACCTCTATCGTTTGCGTTTCTCCGCCATACTTCGTTTTGGATGATGCAAATTGGAATCATCATTCAAGCTCTCGGCTATCTCATGCCAAGCACGTATCTGGCTAGCTACGCCTCCGCCATTGGTCTTTCTTCTGTAACGGGTCCCATTCTACTTGCATTATTTTCTACGGCATCGGTGCCTGGATCATTGGTTCATGGCTGGTTGGGAGATAAGCTTTCAGCAACTAAAGTAATCCTCCTTTCGTCCTTTGGAAGCGCCCTCCCTGTTTTCCTTCTCTGGGGACTTGGCCATCAACTTAGTACCATGGTTGTTTTCGTCGTCCTttatggcttctttgctggAGGGTTTAGTTCCACCTGGTCTAGTATGCTGCACGAGATCaagcgagatgatggagctgcAGAGTCCTCCCTCATCTTTGGTCTTCTTTTGGGAGGTCGGGGACTCGGATATATCCTTGGtgggccaatcagcggcTCACTTTTGTCCATCAAGGGGGCTATTGCAGAGGAACCGTTGGGTTATGCTACCAAGTACGGTCCCATGATTCTCTGCACCGGTATTACTGCCGTCATGGGAGCCTGGGCTCCTTTGTGGAAGGGGGCGAGGATCGTGAGTAAAGAGGGACTTACAACTTGCTCTCATTTATTCACTACAGACTAAAGGGTAAGAGGACTATGCAATTTCATCGCAAGCAAACATGCGCAATAGCACCACTGGCTTCATAAGCTGTTAAAAAGGTAAAGGAATTGGTGGTACACATCGTTGGCTAGTGCATTCTTGTGATaagttttcttcttctatttcGCTGTTTTATCGTCTATCTCGACACACGCCCAGGCATCTGACTCGGGTAGATTCAGGCGGTTGCTACTTATAAGTGCTATCAACTACGGAAGCCCTTTTTAGGGCTttgcaaaaaaagacatcGTTCGTTCACTGTACCTCTAATTCCGGGTCTCAGCTCCATCAATAGGGTGGCTTGACTACAGAGCCTTGTTCAACAAGGCAACAACAGATTCCAGAGCAGTTATATTTGTATTGAACGTCATTCACTTTATAGATATCTAATTTTATCCCAAATTTAACTGACTTCGTAGCTGACATTCCTCTGTAAAGGAGCAAGTGCGTAAAGTCCGGTCTGCGTGATGGACAAAAGTTGACGCGTGTCCACTAGCAACTCATTCCGGTTGGTTTGCACACCATGACCGACACGGTTATATCTCCTAGCTATCGATAAAGCAGCCTACCCAACCTTCAGGGAACTTGATAACTTCCTGCAAACTGATAACACTAATGCATTAACATGGGGGAGGGTGGATCTAAGAGCTAGatttgctgttggttgagtTCCCTGAGTTTATTATTCTCCGTACGGCTCCGTGCTGGGGCAAGGGTAGTGTGGGGAAGATACCTCCAATTTGTTCAACCAATGCCGGCAAATGGGAAACAGTAACAGTTGCTGGAACTACAAATACCTTCTTAACAGTGCTAAAAAAGGCATAGAGGAAGGTCGGTGGTCTTTGTCAATTACAGAGGCGACAATGTGAGCAGCTAAACTATTTTCTTGCAGTCGAGGAATATTTGAAGAAAATTACTTTGATACAAGAGGGATTGCTGAGTCTTATCTCAAGAATAAACGTGTGACAAGCTCACCCGTATTTTGGAGAGCACTACCCTATTAATTATTGGCGAATGTGTCAAGTGAGGGTATGTTTATATGATTACCTTCGACTTCCGACTGACATTTAGCCACGCCTCAACGGCAGCTCACCCTAACCAGCTGAAACTCGTTGCACTTGAAGACGATGTGTATGTCGAGTTATTGAGCTTCGTGGTCATCTTTAAGTGGATTAATGCGTGGCAAAAGACAACACACTCTAGCCGGCTAATTGGATCATCTCGTAACTTGATGTTGGTGGGAAGGGCTTAAGTCATCAATTATATGGAAATGAAATGCTAAGTGTTTCTATATGGGTGCTGAGGGTTGAGATGTAAGTACCAATATTCTCAATACTAAATGTTTCTTCTGACTAACTATATAATTTACTCTGATTTATGTCCATGACATTGATGTTCCGCCACAAAACAACCGCGATGAAGCCACCGGCCCATACTGCCATTGCTATAGCCAACAATTTCCCTTGGGTATCTTCGTAAGCATGCTGGATGGCGATGCGTGTCTCAGAACCAATGGGATATGAGAGCTGGGTAGATAGATCTGCATAAATTTTGGCCACATTTGGAAGCTGTTCTATTGGAACAAACTCCATTAGCTTCCTGCGGAAGATATTCTGCCAAACTGTTGATGCAATGGTTAAACCAATTGCTCCTCCAATATTACCAAATAACCCTAACACAGCCAGACAAACAGCCGCGTCATGATTAGGGGCAGCAGCCAGAATTGCAACTTCATCACAAACCATGATGACGCCAGCAGCGACGGAAATGAAAATCTGAGACACAACTATGTATCCAATTCCATTTTCACTATTTCCATAATATGACATTGATATTAAACCCAGAAGACTCAATGGGACCCCTACATAGAGGCACACTGGCTTGAAATGCCCAGTCAGGTGAATTAGGGCGCCAACGGCGATGCTGCACAAGACTGAAAAGACGGTATATAACTGCACCACATAGCTTGCGTTTTCGATACTGAGGTTGTTCACAACTTGGAGATacgagctgaagaagctaTTCCAACACCAGAAGCTAATGAATAAAGCGGAGGATAGAATGCAAGCGCCCAACACGGTGCGATCAAGAAGAATTGAGTATGACACGAAAGTGATAGTCGCATAATATCTCTCCCACACCACAAacaagacgatgaagagactTCCGGTAATTGACAATGTAATAGCATATATCGAATTCCAGTCTTGTAGTGCGTAGAGATTGAGTGATACAAGAAGTAGTGCAACACCTGTTGATAAGAGAATAAGGCCAATAGCATCGAATTGTCGAAAATAGTGGAGAAATGTTCGTAGAAGACTACGACCACTatcactctcactctcactccTTTGAGGCATGCTCATTTTCTTGATATTGAGATGACTCaacaaaaggaagaaaagtgGGAGAGTGATAGACGGCACGAGAATCGAAAACAAGCCAAATGCCCAACGCCAGCCTGGACCGTTCATAAATCTTGATGATATGGGGCCAGAAAGCCAAGACGTAATAAGATTCGGTGAGCTGACTATGGCTTGTACCAAACCCCTGTTGCGCATTGAAGAAGTGTCAGCAACAAGTACAGTCAGGCTATAGAGAATGCCATTGTTTCCAATAGTCTGGAAGACTTGAGCAGTGGCATAACCTTGAACGCTGTTGCAAGTACTCATCATAACAAGACCACTTGTAGCGATAATGATGCAGAAAAGAAGTCCGTGAGCCCGGCCAAAAATATCAAGAATTTTGGCGAGAGTGAGGTTGGTAACACCACCAATCACACTGCTTGAGATACCGACAGCAGGAGTAAAAGAATGCTGGGCAAAGGTGGAAGTGACATAAGGTGTCAGAATTCCGGTAGTAGCTGATAGAATTCCTTCGACAAAATAGGTGAGCCAAATAACAACGTAGGCAAGCACCAGAGCACTCGTCTTCCATGGCACAGTTACAGCTTCGAAATCCTCAATAACTGAATCAATATTAGAAGGAATGGAAGGTTCGTCATCATTATTAACGACGAGACCATCGTGATTGTAGTTGGAACCAGTATTGTTAAGGAGATTCACACTTTCGTCATCGAAAAGAACAGTTTGAGGTAGATGGCTGACCGGAGCAGGAGGCGATGACACCATGACTTGTCAAGAAGTGGGAAGTTTCAGCAAGATTATACCAGCCCAGAGATAGTCAAAATATATAGAGAGTATGAATAGAAACTATGATTGACATTCAAAATATTGGCTCAACTTTGATGAGCTGATATCGCAGGACAGCCGCCAAGTCTTCTGCCCCAAGAAATGACCGACCCATTGCAGCAAAATTAGCGCATAACGGCAGTATGGCACTTCTTGACTAGGACTAATAATCCTTGTAGAGCAAGTTTACAAAAGAACTTGCTCATATGACAATTATTATTCATAGCGAGCCCCGATAGCCTATGATAACTTGCTCAATATGCAAGGGTATGAAGAGGATTATCAACATGCAGATCGAGAAATGGAAGACCGTCTTAGTGGTGAACAGTAGAACTTAAGATTGCTATATGATTAAGCACGATAAGTGATTTGACGAAAGACATGAAAAATAACGGCTTTATCAAAACTGTATACATTGTACCATGTAGCTGTGTAGTCCAGCGCTGTATAAGAACACTCTCAAAAGCCAGAGTTATCAACTTTGGTGTTTCAAATGCATAATTAACACGTAGAATTCCGGTCTTAAGATCCAAATTTATCTCAATATGCTACCCGCGTAGACAATGCGTAAATTTAATGACTGGAACCTACAAGAGTGGCATATTTTGTAAACTCCTCATCGTTCATCAACATTTCCAGTTCCTCAGGGTGAGTACCCATGACCAGTTCCACACCTCCATCTTGTTTCATCGGAAAGATGACCAAGAATCTAAACCGTCCATTTCCCCGCTCAAGTTGTGGCCGCATAGACTCTGGGGAGCCTCCATTGGCGAAGAATTGGTCTCCAAAGCAGATCTCACTAGTCTGGAATAGCATCATGTTGGAGATCATGGCGTGCATATGTTCAAGGCCCATATTGGCGGTTGAGAACCTTGAATGGTCTGGAAGCGATTGCAAAATTGAAAATGCATCATGAACAACCGAGGGTGTAATGCTCTTAGCAGATTGACGAAGCAGATACGCAACGTCTCCTATACTGGTCTTCGGAGAACAGAGTGTCTCGACTGACATACTGGACCGATTCAAGATGAGTAAGCTGCCCATGTATGTCGAAGGCAACAGAGAGGAAAAATAAGGGCGACCATCAGTAGGTAACTCGAGAATGGAGATATCGTCAGGTCCGAAGGTCTCTTTGCGGATTTCTGTAGCCACGCGATACCGCGCCTTGATGGCACTGCGCCAGAAGAACGCTTGCACAATATCGCTAATAGAACATGTCACCCCCTTAGCCTTGGCATCAGGGAGGCTGTCCTGTTTCAACTCTTCCAACTTTTCGGGTGgaattaaaaataaagttgTTTTCAAGGTTCTTTCAGCGCGAGGTAATGGCCAAATAGGATGGAGAGTGAAGTTGAGCTGCGGCGAGAGAACTGTTTCTTTTGAACCTTGCGTGGGAAGGAGATTGTCGTCTTTGCCCATTTTCGCCGTCTCCTCTGTAGCCAAGATACCAGTGTGGCTTTTATCATCGTCTGGGGGGAAGAATGGTAGATACCTCCATGTAGATGGGTCGATTTCATGAAGTGGTCGATCCCAACCCTCTTGCTGATGAATAATCTCCGGCAAGCTGTGATTGAAGCTTTCGGGGTCATACCATTGACATGTTGCTGCCTCGTTGCCTTGCAAATATCTGCAGTTTTCGGCCCAAGCTTTGATAGCAATCATGGCTCCAACACCATCGAGACAGCAATGATTCAAGTCAACTGCTAGAATACATCCGCCAGAGACAAAGTTGGCCTGGCCAACAAAAATATCGGCGGGCATCTTCGGGAATGGATCGTCTCGTAAGACAAGGCCGTCTGTAAAAGCAGACGGTGGGAAGCCCGCATCTCGGAGCTCGTCGAATGATGGGAGAATATTAGATAGATCCTTGTATACTAGACGGTTTCGTACAGAAGCTGCCATGGAGTCAGGCGGGATAGTAACACAAAGATTTCCTCTAGTATAGCCAATCTCTTGCTCAGAGGAGTTCATAATCTTGCCACTCAGGGCTGGGATTAAGTCGAATATACGATTGAGGCCTTCTTGTAAGTTGGCAAAGGCTTTGTCGTAACTAACACCTTTATGTAGGGAGAAATAGAAGACCAAGCCCATGCCGTGGTTAGGATTGACATAGTCGAAGGCATTCAGTCGAAATGATTGCCGCGCCTTGTGTTTGGCAATGGTATCCTTCAACTGGGCCACATCGCTTTCCGTACTCTTTTCAAATCTCTTTGCTTCGATCGCACTCTTATCTTCGGCTACCAGACGTAAGATAGCTGAAGCAAGATTGGCAATACTTGGATTGGCATAGACGTGACGAGGAGCAATCTGTTCACCTAAGCCTGAAGCTGCTCGGATCGCCCTGATAGCTGCAAAAACGCCCAGAGAGTCCAGCCCAAGATCAAATAAGTTCGTATCTGGGGATGCTGTTCGGGCTGTTGGGAGTGAAGACGCGAGGATTTCACGAATGCCGCTCTGAACTGACTCAACCGAGTCCATATCGAAAGGGTAGCCATAGCAAATATCGTCATTACGAGAGCTGTAAAAGCGCTCAATATAGTCGGCGTAGAGCGCTAGTGTAGCAGATCTCTTTACAGTACCCTTATCTGTACGAATAAAGGGCACATTAGGATCTGAAAAGGTGACAAAGTCCCTGAGAAGCTGGTCTTTGTGTCGGGAGATAGAGTTAGCCTTCTTCACGGTTTCCCAAATACTACCAATGAGTTCGTCAGTTTTAATGGAAGGGTCTTTCAACTCGATCAGTAGACCTGCTTGGGGTTTCCCAGTTCCGAAAATAAGGCAGCTCTCAATGGCAGGATGTGTGGCGATGAAAGCTTCCGTTTCCAAAGGCGTTATCTTATACCCATTGGACAGGACGACAAGAT contains these protein-coding regions:
- a CDS encoding major facilitator superfamily domain-containing protein; protein product: MAYPTSQEEHEMSRVLESTNHDQEEDFEDPIQRSQTLPPADHGRAAYLALACCTIAQAPIWGYSISFGIFQEYYSDPEHGIDASAGAIATVGSMQLGIMYLMMPVIFMILNKYPHLRRWCGPAGLLITMTSLSASAFVNTIVGLIATQGALYSIGCGLLFSPISLYMDEWFIQRKGLAYGIMWSGKSSFGVAMPFVFSSLLRRFGLRATILSWAVASAIMILPTLFFLRPRIPLSSTTRSRPLSFAFLRHTSFWMMQIGIIIQALGYLMPSTYLASYASAIGLSSVTGPILLALFSTASVPGSLVHGWLGDKLSATKVILLSSFGSALPVFLLWGLGHQLSTMVVFVVLYGFFAGGFSSTWSSMLHEIKRDDGAAESSLIFGLLLGGRGLGYILGGPISGSLLSIKGAIAEEPLGYATKYGPMILCTGITAVMGAWAPLWKGARIVSKEGLTTCSHLFTTD
- a CDS encoding major facilitator superfamily domain-containing protein, with translation MVSSPPAPVSHLPQTVLFDDESVNLLNNTGSNYNHDGLVVNNDDEPSIPSNIDSVIEDFEAVTVPWKTSALVLAYVVIWLTYFVEGILSATTGILTPYVTSTFAQHSFTPAVGISSSVIGGVTNLTLAKILDIFGRAHGLLFCIIIATSGLVMMSTCNSVQGYATAQVFQTIGNNGILYSLTVLVADTSSMRNRGLVQAIVSSPNLITSWLSGPISSRFMNGPGWRWAFGLFSILVPSITLPLFFLLLSHLNIKKMSMPQRSESESDSGRSLLRTFLHYFRQFDAIGLILLSTGVALLLVSLNLYALQDWNSIYAITLSITGSLFIVLFVVWERYYATITFVSYSILLDRTVLGACILSSALFISFWCWNSFFSSYLQVVNNLSIENASYVVQLYTVFSVLCSIAVGALIHLTGHFKPVCLYVGVPLSLLGLISMSYYGNSENGIGYIVVSQIFISVAAGVIMVCDEVAILAAAPNHDAAVCLAVLGLFGNIGGAIGLTIASTVWQNIFRRKLMEFVPIEQLPNVAKIYADLSTQLSYPIGSETRIAIQHAYEDTQGKLLAIAMAVWAGGFIAVVLWRNINVMDINQSKLYS